A single Ignavibacteriales bacterium DNA region contains:
- a CDS encoding PorV/PorQ family protein has product MKKLFLSFMFFAVPLFAQNGTSAAEHLLLPVSASLYGMANADIAANEGINSFFYNPAGVHGDFATITGMFSYMRLIADMGLSYTSVAANFGNYGSMVFSVKSLEVGDIPETTIDMPYGTGNFFSPSLVVNSLGYSNTIGNNLSLGGSVNLIYEKIKAAEATGVSFDIGFLYKNVGSVPGLSVAGVVKNFGPAMQFDGSDLLITARDTVGTRGPRIVKISTNEDELPLITELGVTYKTVQFENYGVRVSGLYSGSSYTESEIRLGTEFSYNNQFFLRAGYAFLNSGSDEDRNIYGPAFGAGVHLNYLFDMKVDYAYRSARYFSSQSIITVQLGF; this is encoded by the coding sequence ATGAAAAAGCTGTTTCTTTCATTCATGTTCTTTGCTGTTCCCCTTTTTGCACAGAACGGAACATCCGCTGCTGAGCATCTGCTTCTTCCTGTATCAGCATCTCTTTACGGCATGGCAAATGCTGATATTGCTGCAAATGAGGGAATTAATTCCTTTTTTTATAATCCGGCCGGTGTGCATGGTGATTTTGCAACCATAACAGGAATGTTTTCCTATATGCGGCTGATTGCTGATATGGGGCTTTCTTACACCTCCGTTGCCGCCAATTTTGGCAATTATGGCAGTATGGTTTTCAGCGTAAAATCTCTGGAGGTTGGTGACATCCCTGAAACCACTATTGATATGCCCTACGGAACCGGCAATTTTTTCAGCCCTTCCCTCGTGGTTAACAGTCTCGGATATTCTAATACCATTGGAAATAACCTTTCACTCGGCGGCTCTGTGAACCTGATCTATGAAAAAATAAAAGCAGCCGAAGCCACCGGCGTTTCCTTTGATATTGGTTTTCTCTATAAAAATGTTGGTTCGGTTCCCGGACTTTCCGTTGCGGGAGTAGTAAAGAATTTCGGTCCTGCAATGCAGTTTGACGGCTCTGATCTGCTCATTACCGCGCGGGATACTGTCGGGACACGCGGCCCTCGCATCGTAAAAATCTCCACAAACGAAGATGAGCTGCCTTTAATCACAGAACTTGGTGTTACTTATAAAACCGTGCAGTTTGAGAACTATGGAGTGCGCGTCAGCGGTTTATATTCCGGAAGCAGCTATACTGAAAGTGAGATTCGCCTTGGAACGGAATTCAGTTATAATAATCAGTTTTTTCTGAGGGCAGGGTATGCGTTTCTGAACAGCGGAAGTGATGAAGACCGTAATATATACGGCCCTGCATTTGGTGCGGGGGTGCATCTTAATTATCTGTTTGATATGAAGGTTGACTACGCATACCGCAGTGCTCGTTACTTTTCATCCCAGAGTATCATCACCGTGCAGCTTGGATTCTGA
- a CDS encoding DUF58 domain-containing protein has product MKQEGIDYKKFLNPETVLKLASLEVRARFIVEGFLLGLHKSPYHGFSIEFSQHRPYMQGDSLKDVDWKVFGKTDRYFVKQYEEETNLRCNILLDISASMEYKQGSTVRKIDYAATLAAALAYLMIKQKDAAGLVLYSDVIHKYLPPRAAEIYLKEILLTLSKIPKAEKTDTAGSLKLVAEKIHRRGLIIIISDLFDEPASLLKTFRELRSTGNEVVVFHTLDPFERNFNFDSDSLFVDLESGDEMTVQPHQLKKSYREALARYTTEIKTGCQQAGIDYNLLDTSVPFDKALYTYLQKRSRMK; this is encoded by the coding sequence ATGAAACAGGAGGGAATTGATTATAAAAAATTCCTTAATCCTGAAACGGTACTCAAACTTGCTTCGCTTGAAGTAAGGGCAAGATTTATTGTAGAAGGGTTTCTTCTCGGGCTGCACAAGAGTCCCTATCATGGCTTTTCCATTGAGTTCAGCCAGCACCGGCCGTATATGCAGGGGGATTCGCTGAAGGATGTGGACTGGAAAGTGTTCGGTAAAACCGACCGTTATTTTGTTAAGCAGTATGAGGAAGAAACCAATCTGCGCTGCAATATCCTGCTGGATATAAGCGCGTCAATGGAATATAAACAGGGGAGCACCGTCCGGAAAATTGATTACGCAGCCACACTTGCCGCGGCTCTTGCATATCTGATGATCAAGCAGAAAGATGCCGCCGGGCTGGTTCTCTATTCAGATGTGATCCATAAGTATCTGCCTCCGCGCGCAGCGGAGATATATCTTAAAGAAATACTTTTAACCCTCAGCAAAATTCCCAAAGCAGAAAAAACTGATACCGCCGGCTCACTGAAACTGGTTGCAGAAAAGATTCACCGGCGCGGTCTTATCATTATTATATCCGACCTTTTTGATGAGCCGGCATCACTGCTGAAGACCTTCAGGGAACTTCGCTCAACAGGCAATGAAGTGGTAGTGTTTCATACACTTGACCCCTTCGAACGGAATTTCAATTTTGACAGTGACTCTCTTTTTGTTGATCTTGAATCAGGGGATGAGATGACGGTTCAGCCGCATCAGCTTAAAAAATCATACCGCGAAGCACTCGCCCGATATACCACAGAAATTAAAACAGGATGCCAGCAGGCGGGCATTGACTATAACCTGCTTGATACCTCAGTGCCTTTTGACAAAGCATTATATACCTATCTTCAAAAACGCAGCAGGATGAAATAA